Genomic DNA from Longimicrobium sp.:
GGCGCCGCCGGCCGTGCGGAGCGAGATCACCATGCTCCCCCCGGCGGTGCGCTCCAGCGTGCAGCTCCAGCCGGGCTCCGCGCCGACCAGCGCCTTCATTTCGGGGCGGCGATTGGTGATGCTCGCCACAGGCGAGCCGCTTACCGCCGGCTTGGGCGTTCCGGGGGGCAGCATCTTCACAAGGATGTACTCCTCGGAGATCGCGCCGCCGCGCCACCGGGCGACGGTGACCATCTTCATGTTCGCCGGCGGGGCCGACGTGCCGACCATGCACGTCCACTCGCCTTCTGCAACGACCGGCGCGTGGTTCGTCAGTTGCGAACCAGGCTGCCACATGGGCTGCAGCGCGTGCACGTGCGCGTCGATGCCTTCGGTCCTGGCGCCGGCGAACTCCA
This window encodes:
- a CDS encoding nuclear transport factor 2 family protein; this translates as MNASIGIVGVRRGIAAGAAALVLGVAGCSSSGAAPAGTAPGPVAADQAVVNATNFHLLDFVAWNNRDVDMFRRLHTADVKVEFAGARTEGIDAHVHALQPMWQPGSQLTNHAPVVAEGEWTCMVGTSAPPANMKMVTVARWRGGAISEEYILVKMLPPGTPKPAVSGSPVASITNRRPEMKALVGAEPGWSCTLERTAGGSMVISLRTAGGAAAEQMIFTQ